From one Pseudomonas fluorescens genomic stretch:
- a CDS encoding alginate O-acetyltransferase, protein MQPQLTKLLSLSGLAAALLAISAGASAEQTQAPNFTAEPCCQLCPEAHDASRYTTRYQQNFTTLVQAQGDWLFRTREDLRTEFTTTPAGYRRLQQLHDAFKAKGVELVIVYQPTRGLVNRNMLKPADKAAFNYAKALQNYQGMLGRFSQMGYTVPDLSPLTNEQLAAADQGKDFYFRGDQHWTPYGAERAAKIVADSVHKMPAFADVPKREFESHKSGRMGKTGTLHNVAGQLCGTSYAVQYMDQFVTEPKGESGSDDLFGDSGNPQITLVGTSHSGKNYNFSGFLEQYIGADVLNVAFPGGGLEGSMIQYLGSEDFQKNPPKILIWEFSPLYRLDQETIWRQMLALIDNGCEGKPAQMSASTALKPGKNELMVNGRNGVIKDLTNGRHQLDIQFEDKSVKTLQATLWYMNGRHEDLKIEKPETADTDGRFAFELREDEDWAAQTLLAVEVQGPQSGSQKVEAKLCKRNQIPGTARHTAQAGL, encoded by the coding sequence ATGCAACCACAACTGACCAAGCTGCTGAGCCTTTCCGGCCTTGCCGCTGCCCTGCTGGCCATCAGCGCCGGCGCCTCGGCCGAGCAGACCCAGGCGCCGAACTTTACCGCCGAGCCGTGCTGCCAGCTGTGCCCGGAGGCCCACGACGCCAGCCGCTACACCACCCGCTACCAGCAGAACTTCACCACCCTGGTGCAAGCCCAGGGCGACTGGCTGTTCCGTACCCGCGAAGACCTGCGTACCGAGTTCACCACCACCCCGGCCGGCTACCGGCGCCTGCAGCAGTTGCACGATGCGTTCAAGGCCAAGGGCGTGGAGCTGGTGATCGTCTACCAGCCGACCCGCGGCCTGGTGAACCGCAACATGCTCAAGCCCGCCGACAAGGCCGCGTTCAACTACGCCAAGGCGTTGCAGAACTACCAGGGCATGCTCGGGCGCTTCAGCCAGATGGGCTACACCGTGCCCGACTTGTCGCCGCTGACCAACGAACAACTGGCGGCGGCCGACCAGGGCAAGGATTTCTACTTCCGTGGCGACCAGCACTGGACCCCGTACGGCGCCGAGCGGGCGGCAAAAATCGTCGCCGACAGCGTGCACAAGATGCCAGCCTTCGCCGACGTGCCCAAGCGTGAGTTCGAAAGCCACAAGTCCGGGCGCATGGGCAAGACCGGCACCCTGCACAACGTCGCCGGTCAGCTGTGCGGCACCAGCTACGCGGTGCAGTACATGGATCAGTTTGTCACCGAGCCCAAGGGCGAGAGCGGCAGCGACGACCTGTTCGGCGACTCCGGCAACCCGCAAATCACCCTGGTCGGCACCAGCCACAGCGGCAAGAACTACAACTTCTCGGGTTTCCTTGAGCAGTACATCGGCGCCGACGTGCTCAACGTCGCCTTCCCCGGTGGCGGCCTGGAAGGCTCGATGATCCAGTACCTGGGCAGCGAAGACTTCCAGAAGAACCCGCCGAAGATCCTCATCTGGGAATTCTCGCCGCTGTACCGCCTGGACCAGGAAACCATCTGGCGGCAGATGCTCGCCCTGATCGACAACGGCTGCGAAGGCAAGCCGGCGCAGATGAGCGCCAGCACCGCGCTCAAGCCGGGCAAGAACGAACTGATGGTCAACGGCCGTAACGGCGTGATCAAGGACCTGACCAACGGCCGTCATCAACTGGATATCCAGTTCGAGGACAAGTCGGTCAAGACCCTGCAAGCCACCCTCTGGTACATGAACGGCCGTCACGAAGACCTGAAGATCGAGAAGCCGGAAACCGCCGACACCGATGGCCGCTTTGCCTTCGAGCTGCGCGAGGATGAGGACTGGGCTGCCCAGACCTTGCTCGCCGTTGAAGTCCAGGGGCCGCAAAGCGGTAGCCAGAAAGTCGAAGCCAAACTCTGCAAACGCAACCAGATCCCCGGTACTGCGCGGCACACCGCGCAGGCCGGGTTGTGA
- a CDS encoding alginate O-acetyltransferase AlgF: MTLHTQKHRIAKACALAAGLSLLSLQAFAGADAALYGPTAPKGSTFVRIYNASAQPVSASVGNTQINEVAAQGSSDFSFMPQGDYSAKVGSQSLPVKLASDHYYTLVNNASGQPQLVEEPPFKNKQKSLVRVQNLSNQALTLKTADGKTEVVKPVAAKARGEREINPVKVSLALYEGDKKVSDLKPVALERGEAAVLYVTGSGSSLSPVWVKRPVSTR; encoded by the coding sequence ATGACCTTGCATACCCAAAAACACCGCATCGCCAAAGCCTGCGCCCTGGCCGCAGGTCTGAGCCTGCTCTCGCTGCAAGCTTTCGCTGGCGCCGACGCCGCGCTATACGGCCCGACCGCCCCCAAAGGCTCGACCTTCGTACGCATCTACAACGCCAGCGCTCAACCTGTCAGCGCCAGCGTCGGCAACACCCAGATCAACGAAGTGGCCGCCCAGGGCAGCAGTGACTTCAGCTTCATGCCCCAGGGCGATTACAGCGCCAAGGTCGGCAGCCAGAGCCTGCCGGTCAAGCTCGCCTCCGATCACTACTACACCCTGGTCAACAACGCCTCGGGTCAGCCACAGCTGGTCGAGGAACCACCGTTCAAGAACAAGCAGAAATCCCTGGTAAGGGTGCAGAACCTCAGTAACCAGGCCCTGACCCTGAAGACCGCCGACGGCAAGACCGAAGTGGTCAAGCCGGTGGCCGCCAAGGCTCGCGGCGAGCGCGAGATCAACCCGGTCAAGGTCAGCCTGGCGCTGTATGAAGGCGACAAGAAAGTCAGCGACCTCAAGCCTGTGGCTCTGGAGCGCGGCGAAGCAGCGGTGCTGTATGTCACCGGTTCCGGCAGCAGCCTGTCGCCGGTCTGGGTCAAGCGCCCGGTATCCACTCGTTAA
- a CDS encoding SDR family oxidoreductase: MPNVLITGCSSGIGLALADVFNNAGFEVWATARKAEDVQRLADMGFTARQLDVNDPAALSQLAGELEQHGHGLDVLINNAGYGAMGPLLDGGVEAMRRQFETNVFAPVGVTGALFALLRRNRGLVVNIGSVSGVLVTPFAGAYCASKAAVHALSDALRLELAPFGVRVMEVQPGAIASQFASNAGREAEQLLDQTSPWWPLREGIRARARASQDNPTPAAEFAKGVLAAVQKNPSPALVRLGNGSRALPLLASWLPNGMLQKVLKKRFGLNRML, encoded by the coding sequence ATGCCCAACGTCTTGATCACCGGTTGCTCCAGCGGTATCGGCCTGGCCCTGGCCGACGTTTTCAACAATGCGGGCTTTGAAGTCTGGGCCACCGCGCGCAAGGCTGAAGATGTTCAGCGCCTGGCAGACATGGGCTTCACCGCCCGCCAGCTGGACGTCAACGACCCGGCCGCATTGAGCCAACTGGCGGGTGAGCTGGAACAGCACGGCCATGGCCTCGATGTGCTGATCAACAATGCCGGTTACGGTGCCATGGGCCCACTGCTCGACGGCGGCGTCGAGGCCATGCGCCGGCAATTCGAGACCAACGTCTTCGCCCCAGTGGGCGTCACTGGTGCACTGTTTGCCTTACTGCGGCGCAATCGGGGCCTGGTGGTGAACATTGGCAGCGTCTCCGGGGTGCTGGTGACTCCGTTCGCCGGCGCCTATTGCGCCTCCAAAGCCGCAGTCCATGCGCTGAGCGACGCCCTGCGCCTGGAGCTGGCACCTTTTGGCGTACGGGTCATGGAGGTGCAGCCGGGGGCAATCGCCTCGCAGTTCGCCAGTAATGCCGGGCGCGAGGCCGAGCAATTGCTCGACCAAACCTCGCCCTGGTGGCCGCTGCGCGAAGGCATCCGCGCCCGCGCCCGCGCCTCCCAGGACAACCCGACACCGGCCGCCGAGTTCGCCAAAGGCGTGCTTGCGGCCGTGCAGAAAAACCCGTCGCCTGCGCTGGTGCGCCTGGGCAATGGCAGCCGGGCATTGCCGCTACTGGCCAGCTGGCTGCCCAACGGTATGCTGCAAAAGGTCCTGAAAAAACGTTTCGGCTTGAACCGGATGCTGTGA
- a CDS encoding mannose-1-phosphate guanylyltransferase/mannose-6-phosphate isomerase: MIPVILSGGSGSRLWPLSRKQFPKQFLALTGEHTLFQQTLSRLVFEGMDAPIVVCNKDHKFIVSEQLQSLKLETQGILMEPFGRNTAPAVALTAMKLVNEGRDELMLVLPADHVIDDQKALQRALALATVAAERGEMVLFGVPATKPETGYGYIKSSQDVLLPEGVSRVAQFVEKPDEKRAAEFVRAGGYFWNSGMFLFRASRFLEELKKHDADIYDTCLLTLERSEEDGDNLSIDEATFACCPDNSIDYAVMEKTQRACVVPLSAGWSDVGCWSSLWDVHEKDHNGNVTKGDVVVQDSHNCMIHGNGKLVSVIGLENIVVVETKDAMMIAHKDKVQGVKQLVNTLNEQGRSETQNHCEVYRPWGSYDSVDMGGRFQVKHITVKPGASLSLQMHHHRAEHWIVVSGTAEVTCDENVFLLTENQSTYIPIASVHRLRNPGKIPLEIIEVQSGSYLGEDDIERFEDIYGRSTPIERGISIKTIAQ; this comes from the coding sequence ATGATTCCAGTCATTCTGTCCGGTGGTAGCGGTTCGCGTCTGTGGCCCCTGTCGCGCAAGCAGTTCCCCAAGCAGTTCCTGGCCCTGACCGGTGAACACACCTTGTTCCAGCAGACCCTCTCGCGCCTGGTGTTCGAGGGTATGGACGCGCCCATCGTGGTCTGCAACAAGGACCACAAGTTCATCGTCAGCGAGCAACTGCAAAGCCTGAAACTCGAAACCCAGGGCATCCTCATGGAGCCCTTCGGCCGCAACACCGCGCCGGCGGTAGCGCTGACCGCAATGAAACTGGTCAACGAAGGCCGTGACGAACTGATGCTGGTGCTCCCGGCTGACCACGTGATCGACGACCAGAAAGCCCTGCAGCGCGCCCTGGCCCTGGCCACGGTGGCCGCCGAGCGCGGCGAGATGGTGCTGTTCGGGGTACCGGCGACCAAGCCGGAAACCGGCTACGGCTACATCAAGTCGAGCCAGGACGTGCTGCTGCCCGAAGGCGTCAGCCGGGTGGCGCAGTTCGTCGAAAAACCGGACGAAAAACGCGCGGCCGAATTCGTCCGCGCCGGCGGCTACTTCTGGAACAGCGGCATGTTCCTGTTCCGCGCCAGCCGCTTCCTTGAAGAGCTGAAAAAGCACGATGCCGACATCTACGACACCTGCCTGCTGACCCTGGAGCGCAGCGAGGAAGACGGCGACAACCTGAGCATCGACGAAGCCACCTTCGCCTGCTGCCCGGACAACTCCATCGACTACGCGGTGATGGAAAAGACCCAGCGCGCCTGCGTGGTGCCGCTGTCGGCGGGCTGGAGCGATGTCGGTTGCTGGTCGTCGCTGTGGGACGTGCATGAAAAGGACCACAACGGCAACGTCACCAAGGGCGACGTGGTGGTCCAGGACAGCCACAACTGCATGATCCACGGCAACGGCAAGCTGGTGTCGGTGATCGGCCTTGAGAACATCGTCGTGGTCGAGACCAAGGACGCCATGATGATTGCCCACAAGGACAAGGTTCAGGGCGTCAAGCAACTGGTCAACACCCTCAACGAACAGGGCCGCAGCGAAACCCAGAACCACTGCGAGGTATACCGGCCATGGGGCTCGTATGACTCGGTGGACATGGGCGGGCGGTTCCAGGTCAAGCACATCACCGTCAAACCCGGCGCCAGCCTGTCGCTGCAGATGCACCACCACCGCGCCGAACACTGGATCGTGGTGTCCGGCACCGCCGAGGTGACCTGCGACGAGAACGTGTTCCTGCTCACCGAAAACCAGTCCACCTACATCCCGATCGCCTCGGTGCACCGCCTGCGCAACCCGGGCAAGATCCCGCTGGAGATCATCGAAGTGCAGTCCGGCAGCTACCTGGGCGAAGACGATATCGAGCGTTTTGAAGATATCTACGGGCGCTCGACGCCGATCGAACGCGGGATCTCGATCAAGACCATCGCGCAGTAA
- a CDS encoding alginate O-acetyltransferase: MTRSLRKLYALLFLALLLGLGLWSLGGLGSFQRTAQMTALDGKLAKAAETHYDEQFPLKRIGTNLWAALDFKLFNEGRPGVVLGREHWLFSDEEFKPVANSDQFEQENLALIRGVRDTLQQRGVQLVLAIVPAKARLYPEYVGEQTPASLHTDLYNEFHAQARQAGVFAPDLLAPLQDAKARGQVFLRTDTHWTPLGAEVVAQHLAAAVARQTLLNGEPQQFVTEQKQSAPYKGDLTNFLPLDPLFSNLLPPPDTLQKRSTRPAQAEGESGDALFADTEIPVALIGTSYSANPNWNFLGALQQALRSDVVNYAEDGHGPLLPMLKYLQTDAFKNSAPQVLIWEFPERYLPMKNDLSAFDPQWIAQLKKTRNANQDLALSSHRTEN; the protein is encoded by the coding sequence ATGACCCGATCATTACGCAAACTCTACGCCCTGCTGTTCCTCGCCCTGTTGCTGGGCCTGGGCCTGTGGTCGCTGGGCGGCCTTGGCAGCTTCCAGCGCACCGCACAGATGACCGCCCTCGACGGCAAGCTGGCCAAGGCCGCCGAGACCCACTACGACGAGCAGTTCCCGCTCAAGCGCATCGGTACCAACCTGTGGGCGGCGCTGGACTTCAAGCTGTTCAACGAAGGCCGCCCGGGTGTGGTACTGGGCCGCGAACACTGGCTGTTCAGTGACGAGGAGTTCAAGCCGGTGGCCAACAGCGACCAGTTCGAACAGGAAAACCTCGCGCTGATCCGTGGTGTGCGCGACACCCTGCAGCAACGTGGCGTGCAACTGGTGCTGGCAATTGTCCCGGCCAAGGCGCGGCTGTATCCGGAGTACGTCGGCGAACAAACCCCGGCCAGCCTGCACACCGACCTGTACAACGAGTTCCATGCCCAGGCCCGCCAGGCCGGCGTGTTCGCCCCTGACCTGCTGGCGCCGCTGCAGGACGCCAAGGCCCGTGGCCAGGTGTTCCTGCGCACCGACACGCACTGGACGCCGCTGGGCGCCGAAGTGGTGGCCCAGCACCTGGCCGCCGCCGTGGCGCGCCAGACCCTGCTCAACGGCGAGCCGCAGCAGTTCGTCACCGAACAGAAGCAGAGCGCGCCGTACAAAGGCGACCTGACCAACTTCCTGCCGCTTGACCCGCTGTTCAGCAACCTCCTGCCGCCGCCGGACACCCTGCAAAAACGCAGCACCCGCCCGGCCCAGGCTGAAGGTGAAAGTGGCGATGCGCTGTTCGCCGACACTGAAATCCCGGTGGCGCTGATCGGCACCAGCTACAGCGCCAACCCCAACTGGAACTTCCTCGGTGCCCTGCAGCAGGCGCTGCGCAGCGACGTGGTCAATTACGCCGAAGACGGCCATGGCCCGCTGCTACCGATGCTCAAGTACCTGCAAACCGACGCCTTCAAGAACAGCGCGCCGCAAGTGCTGATCTGGGAGTTCCCGGAACGTTATCTGCCAATGAAAAACGACCTCAGCGCCTTCGATCCGCAGTGGATCGCCCAGCTGAAAAAAACCCGTAATGCCAATCAAGACCTGGCCCTGTCGTCCCATCGGACGGAAAACTGA
- a CDS encoding MBOAT family O-acyltransferase, producing MVFSSNVFLFLFLPIFLGLYYLSGQRYRNALLLLASYVFYAWWRVDFLALFAGVTLWNYWIGLKVGAAGVRTKPAQRWLLLGVAVDLCILGYFKYANFGVDSINAIMTSFGLEPFILTHVLLPIGISFYIFESISYIIDVYRGDTPATRNLIDFAAFVAIFPHLIAGPVLRFKDLADQFNHRTHTLDKFSEGCTRFMQGFIKKVFIADTLAVVADHCFALQNPTTGDAWLGALAYTAQLYFDFSGYSDMAIGLGLMMGFRFMENFKQPYISQSITEFWRRWHISLSTWLRDYLYITLGGNRGGTFATYRNLFLTMLLGGLWHGANFTYIVWGAWHGMWLAIERALGINAAPQRFNLVRWAFTFLLVVMGWVIFRAENLHVAARMYGAMFSFSDWQLSELNRASLTGLQVATLVLAYVTLAYFGLRDFYRNAKPEPKASPVAVHADGSLSLDWGLYATRALVLLLFVASILKLSAQSYSPFLYFQF from the coding sequence ATGGTGTTTTCATCCAACGTGTTCCTGTTCCTGTTCCTGCCGATCTTTCTCGGCTTGTACTACCTGAGCGGGCAACGCTATCGCAACGCCCTGTTGCTGCTGGCCAGCTACGTGTTCTATGCCTGGTGGCGGGTGGACTTCCTGGCGCTGTTCGCCGGGGTCACCCTGTGGAACTACTGGATCGGCCTCAAGGTCGGCGCCGCCGGCGTGCGCACCAAGCCGGCCCAACGCTGGCTGCTGCTGGGCGTGGCGGTCGACCTGTGCATCCTCGGCTACTTCAAGTACGCCAACTTCGGCGTCGACAGCATCAACGCGATCATGACCTCGTTCGGGCTAGAGCCGTTCATCCTCACCCATGTGCTGCTGCCGATCGGTATCTCGTTCTACATCTTCGAGTCGATCAGCTACATCATCGACGTGTACCGCGGCGACACCCCGGCGACCCGCAACCTGATCGACTTCGCCGCATTCGTAGCGATCTTCCCGCACTTGATCGCCGGCCCCGTGCTGCGCTTCAAGGACCTGGCCGACCAGTTCAACCATCGCACCCACACCCTGGACAAGTTCTCCGAAGGCTGCACGCGCTTCATGCAGGGCTTCATCAAGAAGGTATTCATCGCCGACACCCTGGCGGTGGTCGCCGACCATTGCTTCGCCCTGCAGAACCCGACTACCGGCGATGCCTGGCTTGGCGCCCTGGCCTACACCGCGCAGCTGTACTTCGACTTCTCCGGCTACAGCGACATGGCCATCGGCCTGGGCCTGATGATGGGCTTTCGCTTCATGGAGAACTTCAAGCAGCCGTACATCAGCCAGTCGATCACCGAGTTCTGGCGGCGCTGGCACATCAGCCTGTCGACCTGGCTGCGCGACTACCTGTACATCACCCTGGGTGGTAACCGCGGCGGCACCTTCGCCACCTACCGCAACCTGTTCCTGACCATGCTGCTGGGCGGCCTGTGGCACGGCGCCAACTTCACCTACATCGTCTGGGGCGCCTGGCACGGCATGTGGCTGGCGATCGAGCGGGCCTTGGGCATCAACGCCGCACCGCAGCGCTTCAACCTGGTGCGCTGGGCCTTCACCTTCCTCCTGGTGGTGATGGGCTGGGTGATCTTCCGTGCCGAGAACCTGCACGTCGCCGCACGCATGTACGGCGCCATGTTCAGCTTCAGCGACTGGCAGCTGTCGGAGCTCAACCGCGCCAGCCTCACCGGCCTGCAAGTGGCAACCCTGGTGCTGGCGTACGTGACCCTGGCGTACTTCGGCCTGCGCGACTTCTACCGCAACGCCAAGCCCGAGCCCAAGGCCAGCCCGGTGGCGGTCCATGCCGACGGCAGCCTGAGCCTGGACTGGGGCCTGTACGCCACCCGCGCGCTGGTGCTGCTGTTGTTCGTGGCCTCGATCCTCAAGCTCTCGGCGCAAAGCTACTCGCCGTTTCTCTACTTCCAGTTCTGA
- a CDS encoding mannuronate-specific alginate lyase, protein MHTLSKITAPALLALALFGPAAQAGGLVPPQGYYAGIEKLKTGDSDFKCEAIPRPYTDKLQFRSKYEGSDKARATLNKASEQAFRDSTASITSLERGVSKQVMQYMRDGRPQQLDCTLQWLSSWASADALMSTDYNHTGKSMRKWALGSLSSAWLRLKFSNSQPLAAHQQQAELIEKWFGRLADQVVKDWSDLPLEKINNHSYWAAWSVMATAVATDRRDLFDWSIKEYRVAANQVDAQGFLPNELKRKQRALAYHNYALPPLAMIASFAQANGVDVRPENNGALKRLGERVLAGSKDPSPFKSKNGEKQDMDDLKIDSKYAWLEPWCSLYSCNSDVLGRKHDMQPFKSFRLGGDLTRVYDPQAEQKK, encoded by the coding sequence ATGCATACCTTGAGCAAAATCACCGCCCCCGCCCTGCTCGCCCTGGCCCTGTTCGGCCCGGCTGCCCAGGCTGGCGGGCTGGTCCCGCCACAGGGCTACTACGCCGGGATCGAAAAACTCAAAACCGGCGACAGTGACTTCAAGTGCGAAGCCATCCCCAGGCCCTACACCGACAAGCTGCAGTTTCGCAGCAAGTACGAAGGCTCGGACAAGGCTCGCGCAACCCTGAACAAGGCCTCGGAACAGGCCTTTCGCGACTCCACCGCGAGCATCACCAGCCTTGAGCGCGGCGTCAGCAAGCAGGTCATGCAGTACATGCGCGATGGCCGTCCGCAGCAACTCGACTGCACCCTGCAATGGCTGAGCAGCTGGGCCAGCGCCGATGCGCTGATGTCCACCGACTACAACCACACCGGCAAGTCGATGCGCAAATGGGCGCTGGGCAGCCTGAGCTCGGCCTGGCTGCGCCTGAAGTTCTCCAACTCCCAGCCGCTGGCGGCGCACCAGCAACAGGCCGAACTGATCGAAAAATGGTTCGGGCGCCTGGCCGACCAGGTAGTCAAGGACTGGAGCGACCTGCCGCTGGAGAAGATCAACAACCACTCCTACTGGGCGGCCTGGTCGGTGATGGCTACCGCAGTGGCGACCGACCGCCGCGACCTGTTCGACTGGTCGATCAAGGAATACCGCGTGGCCGCCAACCAGGTCGACGCCCAGGGCTTTTTGCCCAACGAGCTCAAGCGCAAGCAGCGCGCCCTGGCCTATCACAACTATGCCCTGCCGCCGCTGGCGATGATCGCCAGCTTCGCCCAGGCCAACGGCGTCGATGTCCGTCCCGAGAACAACGGCGCCCTCAAGCGCCTGGGTGAACGGGTGCTGGCAGGGTCGAAAGACCCAAGCCCGTTCAAGAGCAAAAACGGCGAGAAACAGGATATGGACGATCTGAAGATCGACAGCAAATACGCCTGGCTCGAACCCTGGTGCAGCCTCTACAGCTGCAACAGCGATGTACTCGGGCGCAAGCACGACATGCAGCCGTTCAAGAGCTTCCGCCTGGGCGGCGACCTGACCCGGGTCTATGACCCGCAGGCCGAACAGAAGAAATGA